A portion of the Marinobacter alexandrii genome contains these proteins:
- a CDS encoding ankyrin repeat domain-containing protein, whose product MSMELVNLIRTGEINSIKEIIKSNPALVNACDQRGFTPLILATYMGQKEIAKLLIENGAEIDAQDAVGNTALMGVCFKGSPELAEILITKGANIDIANNEGETALSFAQNYGQNAIEQLLIAADANQTLEENS is encoded by the coding sequence ATGTCTATGGAACTCGTAAACTTGATTCGTACAGGGGAAATCAACTCAATCAAGGAAATAATTAAGTCTAATCCAGCACTTGTGAATGCATGTGATCAAAGAGGCTTTACCCCCCTGATTTTGGCAACTTACATGGGACAGAAAGAAATTGCAAAACTGCTTATAGAAAATGGAGCAGAAATAGATGCACAAGATGCAGTAGGAAACACAGCGTTGATGGGTGTTTGCTTCAAAGGCTCACCTGAACTAGCTGAAATTCTCATTACAAAAGGAGCAAATATTGACATTGCCAACAATGAAGGGGAGACCGCACTTTCATTTGCCCAGAACTATGGACAGAATGCAATCGAACAATTACTCATTGCTGCTGATGCCAATCAAACACTTGAAGAAAATAGCTAA